One window of the Chitinimonas sp. BJYL2 genome contains the following:
- a CDS encoding LysR family transcriptional regulator, with the protein MDRLHLMTVFVAVGEEESFAGGARRLGMSPPAVTRAISALENRLGVKLLQRTTRYVRVTEAGQRYLDDARRILGEVDEADEAAAGINAAPRGHLTVTAPVLFGKMFVMPGIVDYLSRYPETDVSALFLDRVVNMLEEGVDVAVRIGPLPDSSMRAIKVGQVRRVLCASPAYLEQHGIPQSPQALRERTIIAATGVSPAVEWKFGPESTPTNIKLKPRLTVTSNDAAIEAALSGLGITRLMSYQIAPHLAAGQLKIVLSEYENAPLPIHIVHRESKYGSAKVRSFIDLMADRLRADKHLN; encoded by the coding sequence ATGGACAGACTGCACCTGATGACGGTGTTTGTGGCGGTAGGTGAGGAAGAGAGTTTTGCCGGTGGGGCACGGCGGCTGGGCATGTCGCCACCGGCGGTGACGCGGGCCATCTCGGCCCTGGAAAACCGCCTGGGCGTGAAGCTGCTGCAGCGCACGACCCGCTATGTTCGGGTCACCGAGGCTGGCCAGCGCTATCTGGACGACGCCCGCCGCATTCTCGGCGAGGTGGATGAGGCTGACGAGGCCGCGGCGGGCATCAATGCCGCGCCACGGGGCCATCTGACCGTGACGGCCCCGGTGCTGTTCGGCAAGATGTTCGTGATGCCCGGCATTGTCGATTACCTGAGTCGCTACCCCGAGACCGATGTATCGGCGCTGTTTCTGGACCGCGTGGTGAACATGCTGGAAGAAGGCGTGGATGTAGCCGTGCGTATCGGCCCGCTCCCGGATTCCAGCATGCGTGCCATCAAGGTAGGCCAGGTGCGGCGGGTGCTGTGTGCCTCGCCGGCTTACTTGGAGCAGCATGGCATTCCGCAATCACCGCAGGCCTTGCGCGAGCGGACGATCATTGCGGCGACGGGGGTGTCACCGGCGGTGGAGTGGAAGTTCGGGCCGGAATCCACGCCCACCAACATCAAGCTCAAGCCACGTCTGACCGTGACCAGCAACGATGCTGCGATCGAGGCTGCCCTTAGCGGCTTGGGCATTACCCGGCTGATGTCGTATCAGATCGCGCCGCATCTGGCTGCGGGTCAACTCAAGATCGTGCTGTCCGAATACGAAAACGCGCCTTTGCCCATTCACATCGTGCACCGCGAGAGCAAGTATGGGTCGGCGAAGGTACGCAGCTTTATCGACCTGATGGCAGATCGTCTGCGCGCGGACAAGCACCTGAACTGA
- a CDS encoding NAD(P)-dependent alcohol dehydrogenase, with the protein MTMTTRQYRLTPGTTGLALQQDTRQLPLLAEDQILIRIGAVSLNYRDRLVQQDAATTRSGLVPLSDAAGTVVAVGRHVSQWREGDRVSPGFFAAWQDGPFKPHHLASALGGGSNDGVLSDYVIAQADAVVAVPDHLSLAEAAALPCAGVTAWHALFERGQLQAGETVLVQGTGGVAMMALQLASAHGARVIVTSSSTAKLRRAEALGAWATINYREEADWDKAVLDLTEGVGADHILELGGPATYTRSLNAVAHGGRIAQIGVLSGFDAAPHITPMQFKNASINGICVGSLAHHVRLNQFMTQHGIHPIIEHQFAFDEAPQAYSALAEANHMGKLVVTLD; encoded by the coding sequence ATGACGATGACCACACGGCAATACCGCCTCACCCCCGGCACAACGGGGCTGGCCTTGCAGCAAGACACCCGGCAGCTCCCTTTACTCGCAGAGGATCAGATCCTCATCCGGATCGGCGCAGTCAGCCTCAACTACCGTGACAGGCTGGTCCAACAGGATGCCGCCACTACCCGCAGCGGCCTGGTGCCATTGTCCGATGCCGCGGGTACGGTAGTGGCCGTCGGTCGCCATGTCAGTCAATGGCGAGAGGGCGACCGCGTCAGCCCTGGCTTCTTTGCGGCTTGGCAAGATGGGCCATTCAAGCCCCATCACCTTGCCTCAGCCTTGGGCGGTGGCAGCAATGACGGGGTACTCAGTGACTACGTCATCGCGCAGGCAGACGCCGTGGTGGCGGTCCCCGACCACCTTAGCCTGGCCGAGGCCGCCGCTTTGCCCTGCGCGGGGGTGACGGCATGGCACGCACTCTTCGAGCGGGGCCAGCTCCAAGCGGGCGAGACCGTGCTGGTACAAGGCACCGGCGGTGTGGCGATGATGGCCTTGCAACTGGCCTCCGCCCATGGCGCCAGGGTCATCGTTACGTCGTCGTCGACTGCGAAATTGCGTCGAGCCGAGGCGCTGGGAGCGTGGGCCACGATCAACTATCGGGAAGAGGCAGACTGGGATAAAGCCGTGCTTGATCTGACCGAGGGCGTCGGCGCGGATCACATTCTGGAGCTAGGCGGTCCGGCAACTTACACCCGATCGCTGAATGCCGTTGCGCACGGCGGCCGCATTGCCCAGATCGGCGTGTTGAGCGGATTCGATGCCGCCCCGCATATCACGCCAATGCAGTTCAAAAACGCCAGCATCAACGGTATCTGTGTCGGCTCGCTGGCTCACCACGTTCGCCTCAATCAATTCATGACCCAGCATGGCATCCACCCGATCATCGAGCATCAGTTCGCGTTTGATGAGGCGCCCCAGGCCTATTCGGCCTTGGCCGAGGCCAACCATATGGGCAAGCTTGTCGTGACACTGGACTAG
- the grxC gene encoding glutaredoxin 3 produces MTDITMFHTSTCPYCVQAERLLSRKGVTAINKVNIEASASLRDEMIARSGRRTVPQIFINGQHLGGFDDLARLE; encoded by the coding sequence ATGACCGACATCACCATGTTCCACACATCGACCTGCCCCTACTGCGTTCAAGCAGAGCGCCTGTTGAGCCGCAAGGGCGTCACCGCCATCAACAAAGTCAATATTGAAGCGTCGGCAAGCTTGCGCGACGAGATGATCGCCCGCAGCGGCCGGCGCACCGTGCCGCAGATCTTCATCAACGGCCAGCACCTGGGCGGTTTTGATGATCTGGCACGACTCGAATAA
- a CDS encoding pyridoxamine 5'-phosphate oxidase family protein translates to MSSPDTGTPSPWHRGERAIHEQMGTAAQMEAFGRRVIRDYMPDQHRTFYAQLPFIVAGGVDAQGYPWASVLEGMPGFIQSPDPRQLLIRARPTAGDALLDCLHDGAAIGLLGIELHTRRRNRMNGQIHLQQNGDIAVHVGHSFGNCPQYIQDREFSFSQPPGQAYTGAIEHLNGLDAAARDTINNADTFFVASCFPGDDDTPAQQVDVSHRGGKPGFVRVDGGTLTIPDFSGNLHFNTLGNLLVHPKAGLVFIDFASGDMLQVSGSTEIQFAGDDIAAFQGAERLWRLKVERVVRRRAALALRWQLRGFSPNSLMTGSWEQAAERQAAAKLQNTWRPFRIERIIEESSAVRSFYLSPADGLGLAGFQAGQHLPIRLSLPGQDKPVIRTYTLSAAPSDGFYRISVKRGGRVSGHLHDALKIGDLIEARAPQGDFLVDAAERRPLVLLAGGIGITPMLAMLRHVVYEGLRTRRVRPSYLFYATRTVAERAFDTEIDALLHRAGNALQVVRLASQPEADRVHGRDYEVAGHIDLALLKSALPLDDYDFYLCGPVPFMQSLYDGLRDLRIADDRIHAEAFGPAALTRRADVASALPTLAPMADHDVKVLFAESGKEARWQAGDGSLLELAEARGLTPEFSCRGGSCGTCKVALLEGAVTYAQQPAFALADGEVLPCCAVPARSADQAARIVLKL, encoded by the coding sequence ATGAGCTCCCCGGACACTGGCACTCCCTCCCCCTGGCACCGCGGTGAACGGGCAATCCATGAGCAGATGGGGACCGCAGCCCAGATGGAGGCCTTTGGCCGTCGGGTCATCCGTGATTACATGCCGGACCAGCACCGTACGTTTTATGCGCAACTGCCCTTTATTGTGGCCGGTGGCGTCGATGCGCAAGGCTACCCTTGGGCCAGCGTGCTGGAAGGCATGCCGGGCTTCATCCAGTCACCCGATCCGCGCCAGTTGCTGATTCGTGCCAGGCCAACAGCCGGTGATGCCTTGCTCGATTGCCTGCACGATGGCGCTGCCATCGGCCTCTTGGGCATCGAGCTGCATACCCGCCGCCGCAATCGCATGAACGGCCAGATTCACCTGCAGCAGAACGGTGATATCGCCGTCCATGTTGGTCACTCTTTTGGTAACTGCCCGCAATACATTCAGGACCGGGAGTTCTCCTTTTCCCAGCCGCCGGGCCAAGCCTATACCGGCGCCATCGAGCACCTGAACGGGCTCGATGCGGCAGCACGAGACACCATCAACAACGCCGATACGTTCTTTGTTGCCAGTTGCTTTCCCGGTGACGACGACACACCAGCGCAGCAGGTCGATGTTTCGCACCGTGGCGGCAAGCCGGGTTTTGTCCGTGTAGACGGCGGCACGCTCACCATTCCCGACTTTTCCGGGAACCTGCATTTCAACACGCTGGGCAATCTGCTGGTCCATCCCAAGGCTGGTCTGGTGTTTATCGACTTTGCCAGCGGCGACATGCTGCAAGTGAGCGGCAGTACCGAGATCCAGTTTGCGGGTGACGACATTGCCGCCTTTCAGGGGGCAGAGCGCCTGTGGCGCCTCAAGGTCGAACGGGTCGTGCGTCGCCGTGCCGCGCTGGCCTTGCGCTGGCAACTTCGGGGTTTCTCGCCCAATTCGCTGATGACGGGTTCCTGGGAGCAAGCAGCGGAGCGGCAGGCTGCGGCAAAGTTGCAGAACACTTGGCGGCCATTCCGCATCGAGCGGATTATCGAAGAGAGTTCGGCAGTACGCTCCTTCTACCTGAGCCCCGCCGATGGCTTGGGTCTGGCCGGGTTCCAGGCTGGCCAACACCTGCCAATCCGCCTGTCCCTGCCGGGGCAGGACAAGCCAGTGATACGAACCTATACCTTGTCGGCGGCGCCGTCCGATGGTTTCTACCGCATCAGCGTCAAACGTGGTGGTCGCGTGTCCGGCCATCTGCACGATGCGCTGAAAATTGGCGATCTGATCGAAGCACGTGCTCCGCAAGGCGACTTTCTGGTGGATGCGGCGGAGCGGCGACCACTGGTGTTGCTGGCCGGTGGCATCGGCATCACCCCCATGCTGGCCATGCTGCGTCATGTTGTTTACGAGGGCTTGCGCACCCGCCGTGTCCGCCCGAGCTATTTGTTCTATGCCACCCGCACGGTCGCTGAGCGGGCATTTGATACGGAAATCGACGCATTGCTTCATCGCGCCGGCAACGCGCTACAGGTGGTACGACTGGCCAGCCAGCCCGAAGCAGACCGCGTTCACGGCCGCGATTACGAAGTCGCCGGCCATATCGATCTGGCCTTGCTCAAGTCGGCGCTGCCGCTGGATGACTACGACTTCTATCTGTGCGGCCCGGTGCCCTTCATGCAAAGCTTGTATGACGGCCTTCGCGATTTACGCATTGCCGATGATCGCATCCACGCCGAGGCCTTCGGGCCGGCGGCGTTGACGCGTCGAGCGGATGTGGCGTCTGCGTTGCCCACATTGGCGCCAATGGCTGATCACGATGTGAAGGTCCTGTTTGCGGAGTCGGGCAAGGAAGCGCGCTGGCAAGCCGGTGATGGCAGCCTGCTGGAGCTGGCCGAGGCGCGCGGTCTGACACCCGAATTCAGCTGCCGTGGTGGCAGTTGCGGCACCTGCAAGGTGGCATTGCTGGAGGGCGCGGTCACCTACGCGCAACAGCCGGCGTTTGCGCTCGCAGACGGCGAGGTTTTGCCATGCTGTGCGGTGCCCGCCCGCAGCGCAGATCAAGCTGCCCGTATCGTGCTCAAGCTCTGA
- a CDS encoding carboxymuconolactone decarboxylase family protein: protein MSRISIPTVEQSVEASKPLLAAVKQQLGVVPNLMKLVGHSPAALEGYLSLNAALNKGKLDAALRERIALTVAEYNGCDYCLSAHTYLGLHVAKLSEAEIAAARDHHSSDTRTAAALRFAYRVATERGRVSDADLAALRQAGFDEAEVVEIVLVVALNVLTNYVNNVAQTDIDFPKVSAK, encoded by the coding sequence ATGAGCCGTATCAGCATCCCCACCGTCGAACAATCCGTCGAAGCCAGCAAGCCGCTGCTGGCCGCCGTGAAGCAACAACTGGGCGTCGTGCCCAACCTGATGAAACTGGTCGGCCACAGCCCCGCGGCACTGGAAGGCTATCTGTCGCTCAATGCTGCGCTGAACAAGGGCAAGCTCGACGCCGCCCTGCGCGAGCGGATCGCCCTCACCGTGGCCGAGTACAACGGCTGCGACTACTGTCTGTCGGCGCATACCTATCTGGGCCTGCATGTTGCCAAGCTCAGCGAGGCAGAAATTGCGGCCGCCCGTGACCACCACAGCAGCGACACCCGAACCGCCGCCGCCCTGCGCTTTGCATACCGCGTCGCCACCGAGCGTGGCCGCGTCAGCGACGCCGACCTGGCCGCGCTGCGGCAGGCTGGCTTCGACGAGGCTGAGGTGGTGGAAATCGTCCTCGTCGTTGCCCTGAATGTGCTCACCAACTACGTCAACAACGTCGCCCAGACCGATATCGACTTCCCCAAAGTATCGGCCAAGTAA
- a CDS encoding HD-GYP domain-containing protein: protein MTHLPIDDHQPLLKQGLLRSLMLMAWMVEARDPYTGGHLWRVARMAEELGKSIGLPDKEVRRIALAGFLHDIGKIGVPDAVLRKPGKLDDDEYAVIKTHPAIGQRILAEHPLAHLVMDVVFHHHETPDGRGYPMGLSDTAIPLDARLVGICDAFDAMTSTRPYRKGMPVAKALEIISHAAGQQFDAELAGHFVALGNAGAFDHIVGHTDEGIPLGVCVSCGPVIQRYRTTQPGEHADCPACNARYEWQQTGNGLHAAHVGKTHGSQSLPLPDTSLMHTLLESWSPLLA, encoded by the coding sequence ATGACCCATTTGCCTATCGATGATCATCAACCCTTGCTCAAGCAAGGTCTGCTTCGCAGCCTCATGCTGATGGCCTGGATGGTTGAAGCGCGCGACCCCTATACCGGCGGCCATTTATGGCGCGTGGCGCGCATGGCCGAGGAGCTGGGCAAATCGATCGGCTTACCCGACAAGGAAGTGCGCCGCATTGCCCTTGCCGGTTTCCTGCACGATATCGGCAAGATCGGCGTCCCCGATGCCGTGCTACGCAAACCGGGCAAGCTGGACGACGACGAGTATGCCGTCATCAAGACGCACCCTGCCATCGGCCAGCGCATTCTGGCCGAGCATCCGCTGGCCCATCTGGTCATGGATGTCGTCTTCCACCATCACGAAACACCGGATGGCCGCGGCTACCCCATGGGGCTGAGTGACACCGCCATTCCGCTGGACGCCCGTTTGGTCGGCATCTGCGATGCCTTCGATGCCATGACCAGCACCCGGCCTTACCGCAAGGGCATGCCGGTCGCCAAGGCGCTTGAAATCATCAGCCATGCCGCAGGCCAGCAGTTCGACGCCGAACTGGCCGGCCACTTTGTGGCACTGGGTAATGCCGGTGCATTCGACCATATCGTCGGGCATACCGACGAGGGGATTCCACTCGGCGTCTGCGTCAGCTGCGGGCCGGTGATCCAGCGCTATCGCACCACCCAACCTGGCGAGCATGCCGACTGCCCCGCTTGCAACGCACGCTATGAATGGCAACAGACCGGCAACGGCCTGCACGCGGCCCATGTAGGCAAAACTCATGGCAGCCAGAGCCTGCCCTTGCCGGATACCAGCCTGATGCACACCCTGCTGGAGTCGTGGTCACCGCTACTGGCGTAA
- a CDS encoding nuclear transport factor 2 family protein, whose protein sequence is MTAHLSTSRPPLPPFDHDSALIKVRAAEDGWNGRDPAKVALAYTADSRWRNRDEFLHGRQEIEAFLQRKWQREHDYRLIKELWAYTGNRIAVRFAYEWHDDAGQWYRSYGNENWEFDAQGLMAVRHASINDLAISESARLFHWPQGRRPDEHAGLTQLGL, encoded by the coding sequence ATGACAGCCCACTTGAGCACTAGCCGCCCACCGCTACCACCTTTTGATCACGACAGCGCGCTGATCAAGGTCCGAGCCGCAGAGGATGGCTGGAATGGCCGTGACCCCGCCAAGGTTGCGCTGGCCTACACAGCAGACAGCCGCTGGCGCAACCGCGATGAATTCCTGCACGGAAGACAGGAGATCGAAGCATTCCTGCAAAGAAAATGGCAGCGCGAGCACGACTACCGGCTGATCAAAGAGCTATGGGCTTACACCGGGAACCGGATCGCGGTCCGCTTTGCTTACGAATGGCATGACGACGCAGGCCAGTGGTACCGCTCTTACGGCAACGAGAACTGGGAGTTCGATGCACAGGGCCTGATGGCCGTGCGCCACGCCAGCATCAACGATCTGGCCATTTCGGAGTCAGCCCGGTTGTTTCACTGGCCGCAAGGTAGACGACCGGATGAGCACGCTGGTCTAACTCAGTTGGGGCTGTGA